Proteins from a single region of Novosphingobium sp. CECT 9465:
- a CDS encoding SDR family oxidoreductase, translating to MDLGIAGKTALVTGGTHGIGRAIAEELGRNGCRVVVVARGQAGIDETVAAIRAAGGEAGGVSADLTQLDSYPRMVAEATALFDAPDIAIFSPVGPPSGRFEDMADEDFQTTFDNVVKAFAHFARAVTPAMKERRWGRIVTVGSGHGRLPGRRATLGFDYVLANTLRPSALGLSRSLADELAEFGITVNTVPPGFIDTGAQYEAFFRECAKAVNQTYEQFMAGLIDRIPMKRFGNPDEVAGLCAFLCSARASYITGQYMLVDGGRMEIYY from the coding sequence ATGGATCTGGGAATTGCAGGAAAGACCGCACTGGTCACCGGCGGGACGCACGGCATTGGCCGCGCGATTGCCGAAGAACTGGGGCGCAACGGCTGCCGGGTGGTGGTTGTCGCGCGCGGACAGGCCGGGATTGACGAGACGGTCGCGGCGATCCGCGCCGCAGGCGGCGAGGCAGGGGGCGTCAGTGCCGACCTGACGCAGCTCGATAGCTATCCGCGCATGGTGGCAGAGGCGACGGCGCTGTTCGACGCGCCGGACATTGCGATCTTTTCGCCGGTAGGCCCGCCCTCTGGACGGTTTGAAGACATGGCCGACGAGGATTTCCAGACCACCTTCGACAATGTGGTCAAGGCTTTCGCCCACTTCGCGCGCGCGGTGACGCCGGCAATGAAGGAGCGCAGATGGGGCCGCATCGTCACGGTCGGATCGGGCCATGGCCGCTTGCCAGGCCGCCGCGCCACGCTGGGCTTCGATTATGTTCTGGCCAACACCCTGCGTCCGTCCGCGCTGGGCCTCAGCCGCAGTCTGGCGGATGAACTGGCAGAATTCGGCATCACCGTGAACACGGTCCCGCCCGGATTTATCGATACCGGCGCGCAGTACGAAGCCTTCTTCCGCGAATGCGCCAAGGCAGTGAACCAGACCTATGAGCAGTTCATGGCAGGCCTGATCGACCGTATTCCGATGAAGCGCTTTGGCAATCCCGATGAAGTGGCCGGCCTGTGCGCCTTCCTGTGTTCTGCCCGCGCCAGCTACATCACCGGCCAGTACATGCTGGTCGATGGCGGACGCATGGAAATCTATTACTGA
- a CDS encoding VOC family protein → MPLDHVNIRTARLEASIAFYGDVVGLRMEPPPGCANMASAAWGKDAGGQAVVHLVGADREIENGGPVRGVAQRGMIDHFALRCIDRENHIARLERSGLAFERADVPAIGMHLVFVRDPNAILVELAFPLETLAENAA, encoded by the coding sequence ATGCCGCTCGATCACGTCAATATCCGCACCGCCCGGCTGGAAGCATCCATCGCGTTTTACGGCGATGTCGTGGGCCTGCGCATGGAACCGCCGCCGGGGTGCGCGAACATGGCCAGCGCCGCATGGGGCAAGGATGCGGGCGGTCAGGCCGTGGTCCACCTTGTCGGTGCAGACCGCGAAATCGAAAACGGTGGCCCGGTGCGCGGCGTGGCGCAGCGCGGCATGATCGACCACTTCGCACTGCGCTGCATTGACCGGGAGAATCACATCGCCCGGCTTGAGCGATCCGGGCTGGCGTTCGAACGGGCCGATGTTCCGGCCATTGGCATGCATCTGGTGTTCGTGCGCGATCCCAATGCCATCCTTGTCGAACTGGCATTCCCCCTTGAAACCCTTGCGGAGAACGCAGCATGA
- a CDS encoding nuclear transport factor 2 family protein produces MSAPDETADKLAITEQLANYARAMDRIDHELGYAVWHPDGTARYGAMFEGTGRAFIDWVCDTHAQMVAHVHRVTNILITLDADHAASEAYVHATLRFEQDGVLRQGNVYGRYLDRWSRREGRWAIDHREYVQDIDEIVAAGPPLVGAFGGRRDQDDPSYAVFAGVKP; encoded by the coding sequence ATGAGCGCGCCCGATGAAACAGCCGACAAACTGGCAATAACCGAACAGCTGGCGAACTATGCCCGCGCGATGGACCGCATCGACCATGAACTGGGCTATGCCGTGTGGCACCCGGACGGCACCGCGCGTTATGGTGCGATGTTTGAAGGGACGGGACGCGCATTCATCGATTGGGTTTGTGACACACACGCGCAAATGGTCGCGCACGTGCACCGCGTGACCAACATCCTGATCACGCTCGACGCAGATCACGCCGCCAGCGAAGCCTATGTCCACGCCACGCTGCGATTTGAACAGGACGGCGTACTGCGGCAGGGCAACGTCTATGGCCGCTACCTCGACCGCTGGTCCCGCCGCGAAGGCCGCTGGGCCATCGATCACCGCGAATATGTGCAGGACATCGACGAAATCGTCGCCGCCGGCCCGCCTCTGGTCGGCGCGTTCGGCGGACGGCGCGACCAGGACGATCCTTCCTATGCGGTGTTTGCGGGCGTCAAGCCCTAA
- a CDS encoding TetR/AcrR family transcriptional regulator: MSKAAPDTDALIGRRRGRPPADAASAVPEERVLHLAFECFAESGYEGTTVRDLAKRLGVSHNLINVRFGSKADLWRKAVDWRVAKFGAPVFTVFARHDLDPESRLRLLVHRFCGWAAENPSFIGISHAEGRRSTWRLDYLVALYIHPFKQSLDALFAEVLAIRPIQQISSSAFMAMLVQGVGFYFASMPMLDALGVGAEADPEAIPRRVAEFADTLLAGLLGPTSNSSKDHPAEAVTVT, from the coding sequence ATGAGCAAGGCTGCGCCAGATACTGATGCGCTCATCGGCCGACGGCGTGGCCGCCCGCCCGCCGATGCGGCCAGCGCCGTGCCTGAAGAGCGTGTGCTGCACCTGGCGTTCGAATGCTTTGCAGAATCGGGGTATGAAGGCACCACGGTTCGTGATCTGGCCAAGCGTCTGGGCGTTAGCCACAATCTGATCAATGTGCGATTCGGGTCGAAAGCCGATCTCTGGCGCAAAGCCGTGGACTGGCGCGTCGCGAAATTTGGCGCGCCGGTGTTCACGGTCTTTGCCCGCCACGATCTCGATCCTGAAAGCCGCCTGCGCTTGCTGGTTCACAGGTTTTGCGGTTGGGCGGCAGAAAACCCCAGCTTCATCGGCATAAGCCATGCCGAAGGCCGACGCAGTACATGGCGGCTCGACTATCTTGTTGCGCTGTACATCCACCCGTTCAAGCAAAGCCTCGACGCTCTGTTTGCAGAAGTGCTTGCTATCAGACCGATCCAGCAGATCTCGTCGTCGGCATTCATGGCCATGCTGGTTCAGGGCGTGGGTTTCTATTTCGCCTCGATGCCCATGCTCGACGCTTTGGGCGTTGGCGCGGAGGCTGACCCTGAAGCGATCCCTCGTCGGGTCGCGGAATTTGCCGATACATTGCTGGCCGGGCTGCTTGGCCCGACCAGCAATTCCAGCAAGGATCATCCGGCCGAAGCCGTCACCGTCACTTGA
- a CDS encoding SDR family NAD(P)-dependent oxidoreductase, giving the protein MPKDMFDLSGKVALVTGANSGLGFAFARGLAKAGADIVIWGRRPDKNEEAAEKLRSLGVRVMTGSVDVRDDAAIVAGVEQAVSQLGRIDIVVANAGIATQVPFVDMTREAYRELIDVNLDGAVFTLRAVAKHMVDRAIAGDPGGSLIICGSGSIAQGVPTLAHYGIAKGGLNSLAKALAAELGPHGIRCNVIAPGFIETEMTFADPEIGAVMAARVSARVPLGRIGQPGDLEGAAVYLASDAARYHTGDTLVIDGGKLFAN; this is encoded by the coding sequence ATGCCCAAAGACATGTTCGATCTTTCGGGCAAGGTGGCGCTGGTTACCGGCGCAAATTCCGGCCTGGGCTTCGCTTTTGCGCGCGGGCTGGCCAAAGCTGGTGCCGACATCGTCATCTGGGGCCGCCGCCCCGACAAGAATGAGGAGGCCGCTGAAAAGCTGCGCAGCCTTGGTGTGCGCGTGATGACCGGCAGCGTCGACGTTCGCGATGACGCGGCCATCGTGGCAGGTGTGGAACAGGCGGTGTCGCAACTGGGGCGGATCGATATCGTCGTGGCCAATGCCGGTATCGCCACTCAGGTGCCCTTCGTCGACATGACGCGTGAGGCCTATCGCGAACTGATCGACGTCAACCTTGATGGTGCGGTGTTCACTTTGCGGGCCGTGGCAAAGCACATGGTGGATCGGGCGATCGCAGGCGATCCCGGTGGATCGCTGATCATCTGCGGCAGCGGTTCCATCGCACAGGGCGTACCGACACTGGCGCATTACGGCATTGCCAAGGGCGGCCTGAACTCGCTGGCCAAGGCGCTCGCCGCTGAACTGGGGCCTCACGGCATTCGCTGCAACGTGATTGCGCCAGGCTTTATCGAAACCGAAATGACCTTTGCCGACCCGGAAATCGGTGCAGTGATGGCAGCGCGCGTTTCAGCCCGTGTGCCACTTGGCCGGATCGGCCAGCCCGGCGATCTGGAAGGCGCGGCGGTTTACCTCGCCAGCGATGCCGCGCGTTATCACACCGGCGATACGCTGGTGATCGATGGCGGCAAGCTGTTCGCCAACTGA
- a CDS encoding NAD(P)/FAD-dependent oxidoreductase — translation MTEEADVVIVGAGHNGMAAAGYLSRAGKRVIVVERLGKVGGMTSAGYMIPEAPSHLVTPCAVELLFVRGSGLIEELELEKHGLRWVDPDPTYAYLDPSGASVCLFRDPKQTAEDMGRLNRQDGKNYLKFLDLLNGLMDIGFPMMMAEPGRPDLKNLGNMVGSLVRNVKLKNELQILAAGTADQIACEWFEHPANIALLTNTAAGAGPVDDDGNGAAYMILAALHRLGTGKPIGSLQSFANAMAKSIEASGAKILLNAPVAEIIIDDGAARGVRLEDGRIIKAKAVIASCDPRTAFAMTTPGKVERRLLERIKHAPANRSNAAPFLANIAMSKPLTLKRHQDMRHDGADLNKAVGYIGTPEQVRESFAAARRGDIPKEHAVSVTPLSNTDPSQAPAGGGLAYIYVPGMAVDAREGWTQEVKDRTMRDLIAQMSEYYDGFDAEVGRFVETARDREKRLNATNGCVTHIDFGSLRSGQNRPATGFGSPKPAVPGLYIGGAGAHPGGGISGLPGKIAAKRILRQIK, via the coding sequence GTGACCGAAGAAGCAGATGTCGTCATCGTTGGTGCAGGGCACAACGGCATGGCCGCAGCGGGCTATCTGAGCCGCGCCGGAAAACGTGTCATCGTGGTCGAGCGTCTTGGCAAAGTCGGCGGGATGACCAGCGCGGGCTACATGATCCCCGAAGCGCCCAGCCATCTCGTCACGCCTTGCGCGGTCGAATTGCTGTTCGTTCGCGGCAGCGGGCTGATCGAGGAACTGGAACTGGAAAAGCACGGGCTGCGCTGGGTCGATCCCGATCCGACCTATGCCTATCTCGATCCGTCGGGCGCCAGTGTGTGTCTGTTCCGCGATCCCAAGCAGACGGCCGAAGACATGGGCCGCCTGAACCGTCAGGACGGTAAGAATTATCTGAAGTTCCTCGATCTGCTCAACGGGTTGATGGACATCGGCTTCCCGATGATGATGGCAGAACCCGGCAGGCCCGATCTGAAGAACCTGGGCAACATGGTGGGCAGCCTGGTGCGCAACGTGAAGCTGAAGAACGAGCTTCAGATTCTGGCGGCAGGAACGGCGGACCAGATTGCCTGCGAATGGTTCGAACACCCGGCCAATATCGCCTTGCTCACCAACACGGCCGCAGGCGCGGGTCCGGTTGATGACGATGGCAACGGTGCTGCCTACATGATCCTTGCAGCGCTGCACCGGCTGGGCACGGGCAAACCGATCGGCAGCCTGCAAAGCTTTGCCAATGCCATGGCCAAAAGCATCGAGGCTTCGGGCGCCAAGATCCTGCTGAATGCGCCGGTTGCCGAAATCATCATCGACGATGGCGCGGCGCGGGGCGTACGCTTGGAAGATGGCCGTATCATCAAGGCGAAAGCCGTGATCGCCAGTTGCGATCCACGCACTGCCTTTGCCATGACCACGCCCGGCAAGGTTGAGCGCCGCCTGCTGGAACGTATCAAGCATGCGCCGGCAAACCGATCGAATGCCGCGCCGTTTCTTGCCAATATCGCAATGTCGAAGCCACTGACGCTGAAGCGCCATCAGGACATGCGCCACGATGGCGCGGACCTCAACAAGGCCGTCGGCTATATCGGTACGCCCGAACAGGTGCGCGAAAGCTTTGCGGCGGCACGGCGCGGCGATATTCCCAAGGAACACGCCGTTTCAGTCACGCCGCTTTCGAACACCGATCCTTCGCAGGCACCGGCGGGCGGCGGTCTTGCCTATATCTACGTACCAGGCATGGCGGTTGATGCGCGCGAAGGCTGGACGCAGGAAGTGAAGGACCGCACGATGCGCGATCTGATCGCGCAGATGTCGGAATACTATGACGGCTTCGATGCCGAGGTCGGCCGTTTTGTGGAAACCGCGCGCGATCGCGAAAAGCGGCTCAATGCCACGAATGGCTGCGTGACTCACATCGATTTCGGATCGCTCCGATCGGGTCAGAACCGCCCTGCAACCGGATTCGGCAGCCCCAAGCCTGCCGTGCCGGGTCTGTATATCGGCGGCGCCGGTGCACATCCGGGCGGGGGAATCTCCGGTCTGCCGGGCAAGATCGCTGCCAAGCGCATCCTGCGCCAGATCAAGTGA
- a CDS encoding alpha/beta hydrolase: MRDPIELTVDVTDAVAIGMPAHTAVTVFLPDDGALSNPPVVCFAFPGGGYNRRYYSFDMPDGQGGGEAGYHTARGWIFVACDHLGFGESTIPPDELLDLDVIAAGNDATVRHVMEQIATGTLAQGLPPIANATCLGIGQSMGGCFAVVAQGNHETFDGVGVLGYSGIHTIVPTRPGQPEAAWPWVSRRSKPGAPKIYNLAQLAASTGPQLGDAEALQAAAQAGEHPFQWSFHYDDQPADIVALDMKASAGLVDPLPEWRSATTPACGITMVAPGAVALEAASIRVPVFIGVGERDVVPDPWAEPKAFKSAIDIQLYVCPRMAHMHNFAHTRTQFWARIHNWGEGVAAQRALAG, translated from the coding sequence TTGCGTGATCCCATCGAACTGACAGTCGACGTAACCGATGCCGTCGCCATCGGCATGCCTGCACACACGGCCGTGACGGTTTTTCTGCCGGATGATGGCGCGCTGTCCAATCCGCCGGTGGTGTGCTTCGCGTTCCCCGGCGGCGGCTACAACCGCCGTTACTACAGCTTCGACATGCCAGACGGGCAGGGCGGCGGCGAGGCCGGATACCACACCGCGCGCGGGTGGATCTTCGTTGCCTGCGATCACCTGGGCTTTGGTGAATCGACCATTCCGCCCGACGAACTGCTCGATCTGGATGTGATCGCGGCGGGCAATGACGCCACTGTGCGCCATGTGATGGAACAGATCGCGACGGGTACGCTGGCGCAGGGTTTGCCGCCGATTGCCAATGCGACATGCCTCGGCATTGGCCAGTCGATGGGTGGATGCTTCGCGGTGGTGGCGCAAGGCAATCACGAAACATTCGATGGCGTCGGTGTGCTCGGTTACAGCGGTATCCATACCATCGTTCCAACGCGGCCCGGCCAGCCCGAAGCCGCATGGCCATGGGTTTCGCGCCGCAGCAAGCCGGGCGCGCCCAAGATCTACAACCTTGCCCAGCTGGCAGCATCAACCGGCCCGCAATTGGGCGATGCAGAAGCACTGCAAGCGGCGGCGCAAGCAGGGGAACATCCTTTCCAGTGGTCGTTCCACTATGACGATCAACCCGCCGACATCGTAGCGCTGGACATGAAGGCATCTGCCGGACTGGTCGATCCCTTGCCCGAATGGCGCTCGGCCACAACGCCTGCCTGCGGCATCACCATGGTAGCGCCCGGTGCCGTGGCGCTTGAGGCGGCCTCAATCCGTGTGCCCGTGTTCATTGGCGTGGGCGAACGCGACGTGGTGCCCGATCCATGGGCCGAACCCAAGGCGTTCAAAAGCGCAATCGACATCCAGCTCTACGTCTGCCCGCGCATGGCCCACATGCACAACTTCGCCCACACCCGCACCCAGTTCTGGGCGCGCATCCACAACTGGGGTGAAGGCGTGGCAGCGCAAAGGGCGCTGGCGGGTTAG
- a CDS encoding VOC family protein has translation MFARPNTQHSQVAYVTNDIDAAIEVFRSEFDTPGFYVFTNVGTGSDESGPQLKIGLARVGGVEIELIEPIGDTAPLFKDVLPGGSELAIRFHHVCIRIDGPLANWDAHVASLDLARHPIAFQGALGDVMRFIYTDERKTLGHYVEHVWMAPDLYVQVTGATPTYPAAIT, from the coding sequence ATGTTTGCGCGCCCGAACACCCAGCACAGCCAGGTGGCCTATGTCACCAACGACATCGACGCCGCTATCGAGGTTTTCCGCAGCGAATTCGACACACCCGGTTTTTATGTATTCACCAATGTCGGCACCGGATCGGATGAAAGCGGACCACAGTTGAAGATCGGCCTTGCCCGCGTTGGCGGGGTGGAAATCGAACTGATCGAACCGATCGGCGATACAGCCCCGCTGTTCAAGGACGTCCTGCCGGGCGGCAGCGAACTTGCCATCCGGTTTCACCACGTGTGCATCCGCATTGATGGACCGCTGGCCAACTGGGATGCCCATGTCGCCTCGCTTGATCTGGCGCGACACCCCATTGCATTCCAGGGCGCACTGGGAGATGTGATGCGCTTTATTTATACCGACGAGCGCAAGACGCTGGGGCATTATGTCGAGCATGTGTGGATGGCACCCGATCTCTATGTCCAGGTCACTGGCGCAACGCCCACTTATCCTGCCGCCATCACCTGA
- a CDS encoding helix-turn-helix domain-containing protein codes for MASVSAVFDVPDMRGMDCHVAGRMVLPRATVELHHYRFTGPQSGTFRSGRGFLDLALSRRPGAPLGHYTTLPRSEPIPMGDIIFIPAGQDLETRWGEGEQRSICCGFEGLAGGDMDLLDNGDALEASLDVRSPHVRDALLRLAREIECPDFGSSLLAEALMTEVSVQLYRYFRRPAIDRAGGGRLDPAQLRRIEEAIEQPGRLPSVAELASLCDMSTRHFFRMFRMSTGQTLAAYAADRRIARAKALLVQARPPIKEIAWRCGFETPAAFSAAFRKAVGTTPKAFRQAIRP; via the coding sequence ATGGCAAGTGTTTCGGCAGTCTTCGACGTTCCCGACATGCGCGGGATGGATTGTCATGTTGCCGGTCGCATGGTCTTGCCCCGCGCTACGGTCGAGCTGCATCATTATCGCTTCACCGGTCCGCAAAGCGGCACATTCCGTTCAGGGCGCGGTTTCCTTGACCTTGCGTTGTCACGCAGGCCCGGTGCGCCACTGGGGCATTACACCACGCTGCCGCGAAGCGAACCGATCCCGATGGGCGACATAATCTTCATTCCGGCAGGGCAGGACCTTGAAACCAGATGGGGCGAGGGCGAGCAGCGATCGATCTGCTGCGGTTTCGAAGGCCTGGCCGGTGGCGACATGGACCTGCTTGATAATGGCGACGCGCTTGAAGCCTCGCTTGATGTGCGCAGTCCCCATGTCCGTGATGCGCTGCTGCGGCTGGCGCGTGAAATCGAATGCCCGGATTTCGGCAGTTCGCTGCTGGCCGAAGCCTTGATGACCGAAGTGAGTGTGCAGCTTTATCGCTACTTTCGCCGCCCGGCAATTGATCGCGCAGGAGGGGGGCGGCTCGATCCCGCGCAACTGCGCCGAATCGAAGAAGCGATCGAGCAGCCCGGCAGGTTGCCGAGTGTCGCCGAACTCGCCAGCCTGTGCGATATGAGCACACGGCACTTCTTCCGCATGTTCCGCATGTCGACAGGGCAGACGCTTGCGGCCTATGCTGCCGACCGGCGCATTGCGCGAGCCAAGGCGCTGCTGGTGCAAGCGCGGCCGCCGATCAAGGAAATCGCCTGGCGTTGCGGCTTTGAAACACCGGCGGCGTTTTCAGCAGCATTCCGCAAGGCGGTGGGAACCACGCCCAAGGCGTTCCGGCAGGCGATCCGTCCCTGA